A window of Dorea formicigenerans contains these coding sequences:
- the arcC gene encoding carbamate kinase: MEKKKVVIALGGNALGKDVEEQKEAVAKTAKVIVDLAQQGLDIIVTHGNGPQVGMIQNAMDNLVVTHENYKQVPLPTSVAMSQGYIGIDLQNAIKYELYSRNIEGKVSTILSQVEVDKNDPAFENPTKPIGRFLTKEEAEENEANGVRCMEDAGRGYRVVVASPMPQRIRELETIKTLVNAGHIVITCGGGGIPVISENGKLVGVNAVIDKDNASSLLAAQLGADYLVILTAVEKVAINFGKENQEWLSDLTVEQAKEYIAEEQFAKGSMLPKIEAAIRFAESGEGRRTLITLLDKAAEGIAGKTGTVIHQ, from the coding sequence ATGGAAAAGAAAAAAGTTGTCATTGCTCTTGGAGGAAATGCGCTTGGTAAAGATGTAGAAGAGCAGAAAGAGGCAGTGGCTAAGACTGCAAAAGTAATTGTTGACCTTGCACAGCAGGGATTAGATATCATCGTAACACACGGAAATGGTCCACAGGTCGGAATGATCCAGAATGCTATGGACAACCTGGTTGTTACGCATGAGAATTATAAACAGGTTCCGCTTCCGACAAGCGTGGCAATGAGCCAGGGATATATCGGAATCGATCTTCAGAATGCAATTAAGTACGAGCTTTACAGCCGTAACATTGAAGGAAAAGTATCTACAATCCTTTCACAAGTAGAAGTAGATAAGAATGATCCGGCATTCGAAAATCCGACAAAACCAATCGGAAGGTTCCTTACTAAGGAAGAGGCGGAAGAAAATGAAGCAAATGGCGTGCGTTGTATGGAAGATGCAGGAAGAGGCTACCGTGTAGTTGTAGCTTCTCCAATGCCACAGAGAATCCGTGAGCTTGAGACGATCAAGACACTGGTAAATGCAGGACACATCGTGATTACATGCGGTGGCGGTGGAATTCCGGTAATCAGTGAGAACGGAAAACTGGTCGGAGTCAACGCAGTTATTGACAAAGATAATGCGAGCAGCCTTTTGGCAGCTCAGCTTGGAGCAGACTATCTGGTTATCTTGACAGCCGTAGAAAAAGTTGCGATCAACTTTGGCAAAGAGAATCAGGAATGGCTCTCAGATCTGACTGTAGAACAGGCAAAAGAGTATATTGCCGAGGAACAGTTTGCAAAAGGTTCTATGCTTCCGAAGATTGAAGCAGCAATTCGTTTTGCTGAGTCAGGAGAAGGAAGAAGAACATTGATTACACTTCTTGACAAAGCGGCAGAAGGAATTGCCGGAAAGACAGGAACTGTGATCCATCAATAA
- the fdrA gene encoding DUF1116 domain-containing protein has protein sequence MLKTVVKKGSYQDSVVLMLLTNELSSLDGVNKIQVMMATPANKDIFKESGLTTDELMDATANDMVVVADVNDEAVLDAVMDKVEEFLKKQSTAAEGKKGSESVKSWDAALKKMSNANLAVISIPGAYAALEADRALDEGLSVFMFSDNVTIEDEKALKEKAHSKGLAVMGPDCGTGIIQGVPIAFTNNVAKGSIGIIGASGTGIQELTTIIDRLGEGVTNAIGIGGRDLKAEVGGITMMDMIDAMEDDDTVKVLVIVSKPPAKEVRDKISARLSNFSKPVVTLFVGEKPEYHEENFYHAYTLDEAARLAVGLVRGTKVPEATVDVDESEFYKAEDGKTIKAYYSGGTLANEAAMLIKDAMNCKVPPEDVEGYMLQLDGNVVVDLGDDAYTQGKPHPMIDPAKRIECMQEAVDDPSTGVVLLDIMLGYGSHADMAGSLIPTIKELQAKADAAGRKVFFIATVCGTRRDYQGYDEAVNKLKEAGVIVCENNKLACQTAIHAIGRDFQEPEKEIRAKEVVACEKHTPAETLKELLSEKPRIINIGLKSFAEVVEEFGCEVVQYDWAPPAGGNVKLIKTLNFLRNYEGIEEKNREVIAKVVASQPVLKDNVRAKEVIPEFSENNGKVILHAGPPVDYKNMPDPMQGSCVGAVMFEEWAETEEEARKMLENGEIKFIPCHHCNAVGPMGGITSPNMAVFVVENETGANRAYCTMNEGIGKVLRFGAYDEEVVNRLRWMRDVLGPTLGKALRSMENGLAINPLIAKAIAMGDEFHQRNIAASLVFLKEMAPLITEMKDISEKDRYDVIKFLADTDQFFLNIMMATGKAVMDDARKGTDGTIVTAMCRNGYEFGIRIAGMGDEWFTGPVNTPQGLYFTGYDADDACPDMGDSAITETFGVGGMAMIAAPAVTRFVGAGGYEDALRTSNEMMEIVTDRNPNFTVPTWNFQGICLGIDARLVVEKGITPVINTGIANKVAGKGQIGAGTVHPPIECFEKAIVAYAKKLGFEA, from the coding sequence ATGTTAAAGACAGTCGTAAAAAAAGGCAGTTACCAGGATTCAGTAGTTCTGATGCTTCTGACAAATGAGCTTTCTTCACTGGATGGAGTCAACAAGATTCAGGTTATGATGGCTACACCGGCGAACAAAGACATTTTTAAGGAGAGTGGACTTACAACAGATGAGTTAATGGACGCTACAGCAAATGATATGGTAGTTGTAGCTGATGTTAATGATGAAGCAGTACTTGATGCTGTAATGGACAAAGTTGAGGAGTTCTTAAAGAAACAGTCCACAGCAGCAGAAGGAAAGAAAGGTTCTGAAAGTGTAAAATCATGGGATGCGGCACTGAAGAAAATGTCCAATGCAAACCTGGCAGTTATCTCTATTCCGGGAGCATATGCAGCATTAGAGGCTGACCGTGCACTGGATGAGGGACTGAGCGTATTCATGTTTAGTGACAATGTAACAATCGAGGATGAGAAAGCTCTGAAAGAGAAAGCTCATTCAAAAGGACTTGCAGTTATGGGTCCTGACTGTGGTACAGGAATCATTCAGGGAGTTCCAATCGCATTTACAAATAATGTAGCGAAAGGTTCTATCGGAATCATCGGAGCTTCAGGAACAGGTATCCAGGAGCTTACAACAATTATCGACAGACTTGGTGAGGGTGTTACAAACGCTATCGGTATCGGTGGACGTGACCTGAAGGCTGAGGTCGGTGGAATCACAATGATGGATATGATCGATGCAATGGAAGATGACGATACAGTGAAAGTACTTGTAATCGTTTCCAAACCGCCTGCAAAAGAAGTAAGAGATAAAATCTCTGCAAGACTTTCTAACTTCAGCAAACCAGTTGTTACTCTGTTTGTTGGAGAGAAACCAGAGTATCATGAGGAGAACTTCTATCATGCATACACACTGGATGAGGCAGCTCGTCTTGCTGTAGGTCTTGTAAGAGGAACAAAGGTTCCGGAAGCTACTGTTGATGTAGATGAGTCTGAATTCTACAAAGCAGAAGACGGAAAGACAATCAAAGCTTACTACTCAGGTGGTACACTTGCAAATGAGGCAGCTATGCTGATCAAAGATGCAATGAACTGCAAAGTTCCACCAGAGGACGTTGAAGGATATATGCTCCAGTTAGATGGCAACGTAGTAGTTGACCTTGGAGATGATGCTTATACACAGGGTAAACCACATCCGATGATCGATCCTGCAAAACGTATTGAGTGTATGCAGGAAGCAGTAGATGATCCGTCTACAGGAGTTGTTCTTCTTGACATCATGCTTGGATATGGTTCACACGCAGATATGGCAGGATCATTGATCCCGACAATCAAAGAACTTCAGGCAAAAGCAGATGCAGCAGGAAGAAAAGTATTCTTCATCGCTACAGTATGTGGAACAAGAAGAGATTATCAGGGATATGATGAGGCTGTTAACAAATTAAAAGAGGCTGGAGTTATCGTATGTGAGAACAATAAGCTTGCATGTCAGACAGCTATCCACGCTATCGGAAGAGATTTCCAGGAGCCAGAGAAAGAGATTCGCGCAAAAGAGGTTGTTGCATGTGAGAAACATACACCAGCTGAGACATTAAAAGAGCTTCTTTCTGAGAAACCACGTATCATCAACATCGGACTGAAGAGCTTCGCAGAAGTTGTAGAAGAGTTTGGATGCGAAGTTGTACAGTATGACTGGGCTCCACCGGCAGGCGGAAATGTAAAACTTATTAAGACTCTGAACTTCTTAAGAAATTACGAAGGAATCGAAGAGAAGAACCGTGAAGTGATTGCTAAGGTTGTAGCAAGCCAGCCAGTATTAAAAGATAACGTTCGTGCAAAAGAAGTAATTCCAGAGTTTTCTGAAAATAATGGAAAAGTAATTCTTCATGCAGGTCCTCCGGTAGATTACAAGAATATGCCAGACCCGATGCAGGGATCTTGCGTAGGTGCTGTAATGTTCGAGGAGTGGGCAGAGACAGAAGAAGAAGCTAGAAAAATGCTTGAGAATGGCGAGATCAAATTCATCCCTTGCCACCACTGCAACGCAGTAGGACCTATGGGTGGAATCACATCTCCTAACATGGCAGTATTTGTAGTTGAGAACGAGACAGGAGCTAACAGAGCTTACTGTACAATGAACGAGGGTATTGGTAAAGTTCTTCGTTTCGGAGCTTATGATGAGGAAGTTGTTAACAGACTTCGTTGGATGAGAGATGTTCTTGGTCCAACACTTGGAAAAGCTCTTCGTTCTATGGAGAATGGACTTGCAATTAACCCACTGATCGCAAAAGCAATCGCAATGGGTGACGAGTTCCACCAGAGAAATATTGCAGCTTCTCTTGTATTCTTAAAAGAGATGGCTCCGCTTATTACAGAGATGAAAGATATCAGCGAGAAAGACCGCTATGATGTTATCAAATTCCTTGCTGATACAGATCAGTTCTTCTTGAACATCATGATGGCTACAGGTAAGGCTGTTATGGATGATGCACGTAAAGGAACAGACGGAACAATCGTTACAGCAATGTGCCGTAACGGATATGAGTTCGGTATCCGTATTGCTGGTATGGGTGACGAGTGGTTCACAGGTCCGGTTAATACACCACAGGGACTGTACTTTACAGGATATGATGCAGATGATGCTTGCCCGGATATGGGAGACAGTGCTATTACAGAGACATTTGGTGTCGGTGGTATGGCAATGATCGCAGCACCGGCTGTAACAAGATTCGTAGGTGCTGGCGGATACGAGGATGCTCTTCGTACAAGTAACGAGATGATGGAAATCGTTACAGACAGAAACCCGAACTTCACAGTTCCTACATGGAATTTCCAGGGAATTTGTCTTGGAATTGATGCAAGACTTGTAGTTGAGAAAGGTATCACACCAGTAATCAACACAGGTATTGCTAACAAAGTAGCAGGAAAAGGACAGATTGGAGCAGGTACAGTTCACCCGCCAATCGAGTGTTTCGAAAAAGCTATCGTAGCATACGCTAAGAAGCTTGGATTCGAGGCATAA
- the allD gene encoding ureidoglycolate dehydrogenase, with translation MRLSREELKGLMKNKLIQAGLREDHADQTAEILTWAHERGFASHGAVRVEYYCERIFKGGITHEPNITWKQTGPCSGIMDGDNGIGYWVATKATEKAIEMAKENGVAIVGMANVSHTGAIGYYTEMCAKEGLAAITFCQSDPMAVPYGGTEPYYGTNPISFACPTADDRNVVFDMATTVQAWGKILDKRSQGAEIPADWAVDEDGAPVTDPHKVNALVPIAGAKGYGLMMMVDIFSGVLLGVPFGKHVSSMYHDCSKGRELGQTIIVIDPERFCGAEQFKKNMSQTCDELNAMRPAPGFDKVYYPGQRALMRRDKAYAEGGIEVVDELVDYLKSDAIHFDRYDHKNRFAD, from the coding sequence ATGAGACTTTCAAGAGAAGAGCTTAAGGGCTTAATGAAAAACAAGTTGATCCAGGCGGGACTTCGTGAGGATCACGCTGATCAGACAGCAGAAATTTTGACATGGGCACATGAGAGAGGATTTGCTTCACATGGTGCTGTTCGTGTTGAGTATTACTGTGAGAGAATCTTCAAAGGCGGAATCACACATGAGCCAAACATCACATGGAAGCAGACAGGTCCTTGCTCAGGAATCATGGATGGAGACAATGGTATCGGTTACTGGGTAGCAACAAAAGCTACTGAGAAAGCTATTGAGATGGCAAAAGAGAACGGAGTTGCTATTGTAGGTATGGCTAATGTATCTCATACAGGAGCAATCGGATATTATACAGAGATGTGTGCAAAAGAAGGACTTGCAGCTATCACATTCTGCCAGTCAGATCCGATGGCAGTACCATACGGCGGAACAGAGCCTTATTATGGAACAAACCCGATTTCATTTGCTTGCCCGACAGCAGACGATCGTAATGTTGTATTTGATATGGCTACAACAGTTCAGGCTTGGGGAAAAATCCTGGACAAGAGATCACAGGGTGCTGAGATTCCTGCAGACTGGGCTGTAGATGAGGACGGAGCTCCTGTAACAGATCCACATAAAGTAAATGCTCTTGTACCGATTGCCGGTGCTAAGGGATATGGACTTATGATGATGGTAGACATCTTCTCAGGAGTACTTCTTGGAGTACCGTTTGGTAAACATGTAAGCTCCATGTATCATGACTGCTCTAAAGGACGTGAGCTTGGACAGACAATTATCGTTATCGATCCAGAGAGATTCTGCGGTGCTGAGCAGTTCAAGAAGAATATGTCTCAGACATGCGATGAGTTAAATGCTATGAGACCAGCTCCGGGATTTGACAAAGTATACTACCCAGGACAGAGAGCTCTTATGAGAAGAGACAAAGCTTATGCTGAAGGTGGAATCGAAGTCGTAGATGAGCTTGTTGATTATCTCAAGAGTGACGCAATTCACTTTGACAGATACGATCACAAAAACAGATTCGCTGACTAA
- the allE gene encoding (S)-ureidoglycine aminohydrolase: MSYLNNQLGYRDALLDTRSIIKKGDYIVLDPDGLVKNVVPGYENCDVTILGSPAMGATFADYLVHVHEGGKNTGIGGEGIESFLYVVDGELSVKNDDQSAELTKGGYIYSPASNNITFEAKGEATLYVYRRRYEPVAGHSAHTVVGNANDLEWMSYEGMENCYVQDFLPSAHDIGFDMNMHILKFHIGASHGYIETHVQQHGMYFLSGKSMYRLGDDWVPLQKGDYCFMDAYVPQACYAVGDEGREEELVYIYSKDCNRDVAL, translated from the coding sequence ATGAGTTACTTAAACAATCAATTAGGATATCGTGATGCACTTTTGGACACACGTTCTATTATTAAAAAAGGAGATTACATCGTTCTTGATCCAGATGGACTTGTAAAGAATGTAGTTCCGGGATATGAGAACTGTGATGTTACAATTCTTGGCTCACCGGCTATGGGTGCAACATTTGCTGACTATCTTGTACATGTTCACGAAGGTGGAAAGAATACAGGAATCGGTGGAGAGGGAATCGAGTCCTTCTTATATGTAGTTGATGGTGAACTTTCAGTAAAGAATGATGATCAGTCCGCAGAACTTACAAAAGGTGGATACATTTACTCACCAGCAAGTAACAACATTACTTTTGAAGCTAAAGGCGAGGCTACATTATATGTATACAGACGCCGTTATGAGCCAGTTGCAGGGCACAGTGCTCACACAGTAGTTGGAAATGCTAATGATCTTGAGTGGATGTCCTATGAAGGAATGGAGAACTGCTATGTACAGGATTTCCTTCCATCAGCTCATGACATCGGATTTGACATGAATATGCATATCCTGAAATTCCACATCGGAGCTTCTCATGGATATATCGAGACACATGTTCAGCAGCATGGTATGTATTTCCTGTCTGGAAAATCTATGTACAGACTTGGAGATGACTGGGTACCGCTTCAGAAAGGTGATTACTGCTTCATGGACGCTTATGTTCCACAGGCTTGCTACGCTGTAGGCGATGAGGGACGTGAGGAAGAGTTAGTTTACATCTACTCTAAAGACTGCAACAGAGACGTTGCTCTGTAA
- a CDS encoding alpha/beta hydrolase, producing the protein MLDKKEFEIPSEKFKKGATVYTDSDTPVKAAIIYFHGGGLLYGRRKDLPRPHLNTLTQAGYAIIAFDYPLAPAAKLEMIMNDVESSIQYYIDHSDELIKNPKSSEGSLPYFLWGRSAGAYLCLIAAAKGTYTQAPAGILSYYGYGFLCDNWFKEPSRHYCTLPKVPESALCVIPEGIHADGDLDTHYSVYVYARQQGNWIDLFYEGREKFFYLDYTLRACDKLPCPLFCAHSTGDTDVPFSEFTELSNKYHAKRFIVSGTEHDFDRDTENPFTQKVLDETVAFIEKCLNK; encoded by the coding sequence ATGTTAGATAAGAAAGAATTTGAGATTCCAAGTGAAAAATTCAAAAAAGGAGCAACCGTGTATACTGATTCAGACACACCGGTAAAAGCTGCTATCATCTATTTTCACGGAGGCGGTCTTTTATATGGAAGAAGAAAAGATCTTCCACGCCCTCACTTGAACACTCTGACTCAGGCCGGATATGCAATCATTGCTTTTGACTATCCTCTGGCTCCTGCCGCAAAGTTAGAAATGATCATGAATGATGTAGAAAGTTCCATTCAATATTATATCGATCACAGTGACGAACTAATTAAAAACCCTAAATCTTCCGAAGGATCTCTTCCATATTTTTTGTGGGGACGTTCTGCTGGCGCTTACCTTTGCCTGATTGCAGCAGCAAAAGGAACTTATACACAGGCACCTGCCGGAATTCTTTCCTATTATGGATATGGATTTTTATGCGACAACTGGTTCAAGGAACCAAGCAGACATTACTGCACGCTTCCGAAAGTTCCAGAAAGTGCTCTTTGTGTTATTCCAGAAGGCATTCACGCAGATGGCGATCTTGACACACACTACAGTGTCTACGTCTATGCAAGACAGCAAGGAAACTGGATAGATCTTTTTTACGAGGGACGCGAAAAGTTTTTCTATCTGGATTATACACTTCGCGCCTGTGATAAACTTCCTTGCCCACTGTTCTGTGCCCACAGCACCGGAGACACCGACGTACCATTTAGTGAATTCACAGAACTAAGTAACAAATATCACGCAAAAAGATTCATCGTGTCCGGAACAGAACACGACTTTGACAGAGACACAGAAAATCCATTCACACAGAAAGTGCTGGACGAGACAGTGGCGTTTATTGAGAAGTGTTTAAATAAGTAG